The following proteins are encoded in a genomic region of Actinomadura sp. NAK00032:
- a CDS encoding ABC transporter permease, which translates to MNRAQSLSRLAALTRSTLFWPVTVLVVLLLGNVVFTHGFLAIHVRQGHLYGSLIDILLFGAPLVLVSLGMTVVIATGGVDLSVGATVAISGALACYLISRGQGLVVSIAAAVIASLLLGMWNGLLVTRLGIQPIIATLILMVAGRGVAQLITGGQIITINDQDYKMIGGGYWLGLPFAIILVAIALAATVLLTRRTALGMLLESVGGNAEASRLVGIRAAGLIVLAYAFCGLCAGIAGLMISSNTLSADGNHAGLWIELDAILAVVLGGTALTGGRFSLAGTVVGALIIQTLDTTIYTAGIPPRTTLVFEAVVVTIVCLLQSPAFRAKFARRRRPARPEPVTSKQEVTA; encoded by the coding sequence ATGAACCGGGCGCAATCCCTCTCCCGACTCGCCGCCCTCACCCGGAGCACGCTGTTCTGGCCGGTGACCGTGCTGGTCGTCCTGCTGCTCGGGAACGTCGTCTTCACGCACGGCTTCCTGGCGATCCACGTCCGGCAGGGCCACCTGTACGGGAGCCTCATCGACATCCTGCTGTTCGGCGCCCCGCTGGTCCTCGTCTCGCTCGGTATGACGGTCGTCATCGCGACGGGCGGCGTCGACCTGTCGGTCGGGGCGACCGTCGCCATCTCCGGCGCGCTGGCCTGCTACCTGATCAGCAGGGGGCAGGGCCTCGTCGTCTCGATCGCCGCCGCCGTCATCGCGTCGCTGCTGCTGGGGATGTGGAACGGGCTGCTGGTCACGCGCCTCGGCATCCAGCCCATCATCGCGACGCTCATTTTGATGGTGGCGGGACGCGGCGTCGCCCAGCTCATCACCGGCGGCCAGATCATCACGATCAACGACCAGGACTACAAGATGATCGGCGGCGGCTACTGGCTCGGCCTGCCGTTCGCGATCATCCTGGTGGCGATCGCGCTGGCCGCGACCGTCCTGCTGACCCGGCGCACCGCGCTCGGCATGCTGCTGGAGTCGGTCGGCGGCAACGCCGAGGCGTCCCGCCTGGTCGGCATCCGCGCGGCCGGGCTGATCGTGCTGGCGTACGCGTTCTGCGGGCTGTGCGCCGGGATCGCCGGGCTGATGATCAGCTCCAACACGCTGTCGGCGGACGGCAACCACGCCGGGCTGTGGATCGAGCTGGACGCGATCCTCGCCGTCGTCCTCGGCGGCACCGCGCTCACCGGCGGCCGGTTCTCCCTCGCCGGGACGGTCGTGGGCGCGCTCATCATCCAGACCCTCGACACCACGATCTACACCGCGGGCATCCCGCCGCGCACGACGCTCGTCTTCGAGGCGGTCGTCGTCACGATCGTGTGCCTCCTCCAGTCGCCCGCCTTCCGCGCCAAGTTCGCCCGCCGCCGAAGGCCCGCGCGTCCTGAGCCCGTCACGTCCAAGCAGGAGGTCACAGCATGA
- the yjfF gene encoding galactofuranose ABC transporter, permease protein YjfF has protein sequence MSAVLAGAALRGRVLVPRRRHVPVLVTLGLFVAAFAAGAIRYPNFGTTQVFLDLFIDNGFLIVVAVGMTFVILTGGIDLSVGSVVALSGMLCAIGTMKLHLPAPAVIPLVLAFGTLFGAAMGYMIHVFQVQPFIATLAGMFLARGLCLTLSENQISIDDSFFDTLALNSLHFPGGDHLSYGAVTALVVFAVGAVVLQWTRTGRNVYAVGGNEQSAMLMGLPVGRTKIQVYAISGFCSALGGVLFALYTLSGDPTHAIGMELDAIAAVVIGGTVLTGGSGYLVGSVLGVLVLGVIKTILSFEGTLSSWWTRIAIGVLLFGFIALQRLIGARRRTRAAAT, from the coding sequence ATGAGTGCCGTTCTCGCCGGTGCGGCTCTTCGCGGAAGGGTGCTCGTGCCGCGCCGCAGGCACGTGCCCGTCCTGGTGACGCTCGGGCTGTTCGTGGCCGCGTTCGCGGCGGGGGCGATCCGCTACCCGAACTTCGGCACCACCCAGGTCTTCCTCGACCTGTTCATCGACAACGGGTTCCTCATCGTCGTCGCGGTCGGCATGACGTTCGTGATCCTGACCGGCGGCATCGACCTGTCCGTGGGGTCGGTGGTGGCGCTGTCGGGGATGCTGTGCGCGATCGGCACGATGAAGCTGCACCTGCCCGCGCCGGCCGTCATCCCGCTGGTGCTCGCCTTCGGGACGCTGTTCGGCGCCGCCATGGGCTACATGATCCATGTGTTCCAGGTGCAGCCGTTCATCGCGACGCTCGCCGGAATGTTCCTCGCGCGCGGCCTGTGCCTGACGCTCAGCGAGAACCAGATCTCCATCGACGACTCGTTCTTCGACACCCTCGCACTCAACTCCCTGCACTTCCCCGGCGGCGACCACCTCTCCTACGGCGCCGTCACTGCTCTGGTGGTGTTCGCCGTCGGCGCCGTCGTCCTGCAGTGGACGCGCACCGGCCGCAACGTCTACGCCGTCGGCGGCAACGAGCAGTCGGCGATGCTGATGGGCCTGCCCGTCGGCCGCACGAAGATCCAGGTGTACGCGATCAGCGGCTTCTGCTCCGCGCTCGGCGGCGTGCTGTTCGCGCTCTACACCCTGTCCGGCGACCCGACCCACGCGATCGGCATGGAACTCGACGCGATCGCCGCCGTCGTCATCGGCGGGACCGTCCTCACCGGCGGCTCGGGCTACCTCGTCGGCAGCGTCCTCGGCGTCCTCGTCCTCGGCGTCATCAAGACCATCCTCAGCTTCGAGGGCACCCTCAGCTCCTGGTGGACGCGCATCGCCATCGGCGTCCTGCTGTTCGGCTTCATCGCCCTCCAGCGCCTCATCGGCGCCCGCCGCCGCACCCGCGCGGCGGCCACCTGA
- a CDS encoding protein kinase gives MSEWFSGPRPGWRVGPDHSPDEYTLVEAVTRGGEGDVWLARRIQPDGRQRGGDWAVKMLLTGHPAVTRHGDDPETLLRTWNDRWYKSHLDSSDLHAVPGVVVPAQIFGGPAPHPPGEAPLDPAGAAPGGERGLYMATRWVEGTDLRRWREAAAPRDLPNVVTEVCRIVDALHDLGRVHGDISPGNIMVGPDGRVSLIDFTFMRFTELSRTTAAITRGFGAPEAAEESTERTDAYSVGAVVYHLLTGQQVPTAASGLPARDAARVAERVLDRHGWSREVADLVTAALSPDPARRPVPLRPWGHRLGALLAAEASQVTCVDVVSDVRDGRITVTGSLLGLAASGPWRPPPDGPRAVARTAAVLDGTGRLVVLALDPQDGLWAAFDGRWQRVTERPVHGRPAVARACDGGVVCVALGPEQVLAFDLSPGETGFRERVLKEGLRTDSAVGPAITRPDGPLVVLYREGPELFAITDGLVEPVLAELRPKAAALGISQWGDVEVLAVDGTTGTLVAVEQLSGGWAPPMTVPCPVPIDDLAVLDHREGRTIAVAGPQGVWVMTTGGPWEPLDARPAERVVLRPTRSWQMQLAALAGGQATCWAEDHTKRWVPQD, from the coding sequence ATGTCCGAGTGGTTCTCCGGCCCCCGGCCGGGCTGGCGCGTCGGCCCGGACCACAGCCCGGACGAGTACACGCTGGTCGAAGCCGTCACCCGGGGCGGGGAGGGCGATGTGTGGCTCGCCCGCCGCATCCAGCCGGACGGCCGGCAGCGCGGCGGCGACTGGGCCGTCAAGATGCTGCTGACCGGGCACCCGGCCGTCACCCGGCACGGCGACGATCCCGAGACGCTGCTGCGCACGTGGAACGACCGCTGGTACAAGAGCCACCTGGACAGCAGCGACCTGCACGCCGTCCCCGGCGTCGTCGTCCCGGCGCAGATCTTCGGCGGCCCGGCGCCGCACCCGCCCGGCGAGGCGCCCCTCGACCCGGCCGGCGCGGCCCCCGGCGGAGAGCGCGGCCTCTACATGGCCACCCGCTGGGTAGAGGGCACCGACCTGCGCAGGTGGCGGGAGGCCGCCGCGCCCCGGGACCTGCCGAACGTCGTCACCGAGGTGTGCCGGATCGTGGACGCCCTCCACGACCTCGGCCGCGTCCACGGGGACATCTCGCCCGGCAACATCATGGTCGGGCCGGACGGCCGGGTCTCGCTCATCGACTTCACGTTCATGCGGTTCACCGAGCTGTCCCGGACCACGGCCGCGATCACCCGCGGGTTCGGCGCGCCGGAGGCGGCCGAGGAGTCCACCGAGCGCACCGACGCGTACTCGGTCGGCGCGGTCGTCTACCACCTGCTGACCGGGCAGCAGGTCCCGACGGCGGCGTCCGGGCTGCCGGCGCGCGACGCGGCGCGGGTGGCCGAGCGGGTGCTGGACCGCCACGGCTGGTCGCGCGAGGTCGCGGACCTGGTCACGGCGGCGCTGTCGCCGGATCCGGCCCGGCGGCCGGTGCCGCTGCGCCCCTGGGGGCATCGCCTCGGCGCGCTGCTCGCCGCCGAGGCGAGCCAGGTGACCTGCGTGGACGTGGTGAGCGACGTCCGGGACGGGCGGATCACGGTGACGGGGTCGCTGCTCGGCCTGGCCGCGTCGGGCCCGTGGCGTCCCCCGCCGGACGGCCCGCGCGCCGTCGCGCGCACGGCGGCCGTGCTCGACGGGACGGGACGGCTGGTCGTGCTCGCCCTCGACCCGCAGGACGGCCTGTGGGCGGCCTTCGACGGCCGCTGGCAGCGGGTCACGGAGCGTCCTGTGCACGGGCGGCCGGCGGTGGCGCGGGCCTGCGACGGCGGCGTGGTCTGCGTCGCGCTCGGCCCCGAGCAGGTCCTGGCCTTCGACCTCTCGCCCGGTGAGACCGGCTTCCGCGAGCGGGTCCTGAAGGAGGGCCTCCGGACGGACAGCGCTGTGGGGCCCGCCATCACCCGGCCGGACGGACCCCTCGTCGTCCTCTACCGGGAGGGGCCGGAGCTGTTCGCCATCACCGACGGGCTCGTCGAACCCGTCCTCGCCGAGCTGCGGCCGAAGGCGGCGGCGCTCGGCATCAGCCAGTGGGGGGACGTGGAGGTGCTGGCGGTGGACGGCACCACCGGCACCCTCGTGGCCGTCGAGCAGCTCTCTGGCGGATGGGCGCCGCCCATGACGGTGCCCTGCCCGGTGCCCATCGACGACCTCGCCGTCCTCGACCACCGGGAGGGCCGCACCATCGCCGTCGCGGGCCCCCAGGGCGTGTGGGTGATGACCACCGGCGGGCCGTGGGAGCCGCTGGACGCCCGTCCCGCCGAACGCGTCGTGCTCCGGCCGACGCGGAGCTGGCAGATGCAGCTCGCCGCCCTCGCCGGCGGCCAGGCGACGTGCTGGGCCGAGGACCACACGAAACGGTGGGTCCCGCAGGACTGA
- a CDS encoding vWA domain-containing protein, which produces MSRALLDSGSGRLVLVPDGGPIGLDMVGVPMSLGAGHALLTVENETTGRAAVRLSPLPQVPDGALAVGRGLAANLGVDAGEKRWRLDAAEPVDAARLRVELLTEDSIDAVVSGLAAAGLPGRVLWHGTGDETYLWVDDVPYRVRAIDTGGRTDVVARITERTELELFAAGVRSGVDIVILADCSGSMGVDDIERYGEGAAPAGSFGGRLPGRPAAHGGRISRTQALRQALYDLLEVRLKVNGRVSQVALVDFTERTAARFPRDGGMVELDGSSPPELINEFRAAIAVLAAQDGRGTDIGNALHEAANLLYYSGRPDNEKLIVLVSDGAHWTPRGDQGTGEVVRASEEPVSLMAHLHANTGIRLHAIGISTPELYRRWAAANGYALNPVLNPNHDLLEQLVAVGGGDPTAIGGLDVLAAYFSGLGAGITRTVRLDRAPARRSGGPLPAEAAAVLAKLGRGAADGATATRGRLASELGELVGRCNTEAARIYGRPLFDSAKAKKTTQRAIESGGSEERDLVYLSRDVDAFKPASPPPGTRASLLDRHDDLVRYLDGLRAVGAGGTADYAALNRLVGAAVHDPGNAIEMASERLLGLLRGWYEAAAAHEPVRQAVPGAAGTGPTGTGGVLAPSGPGGAAAPGGDLDGTTSPGGGSAAAGGSAASGGFRFRD; this is translated from the coding sequence ATGAGCCGCGCGTTGCTGGACTCCGGGTCGGGACGGCTCGTCCTCGTGCCCGATGGCGGCCCGATCGGCTTGGACATGGTCGGCGTCCCCATGTCGCTCGGCGCCGGCCACGCCCTGCTCACGGTCGAGAACGAGACGACGGGCCGGGCCGCGGTCCGGCTGTCGCCGCTGCCGCAGGTGCCGGACGGGGCCCTCGCCGTGGGCCGCGGCCTCGCCGCGAACCTCGGCGTCGACGCGGGCGAGAAGCGCTGGCGGCTGGACGCCGCCGAGCCCGTCGACGCCGCCCGCCTCCGCGTCGAGCTGCTCACCGAGGACTCCATCGACGCGGTGGTGTCCGGCCTCGCCGCCGCCGGGCTGCCCGGCCGGGTGCTGTGGCACGGCACCGGGGACGAGACCTACCTGTGGGTGGACGACGTCCCGTACCGGGTGCGGGCGATCGACACCGGCGGCCGCACCGACGTGGTCGCGCGCATCACCGAGCGCACCGAGCTGGAGCTGTTCGCGGCGGGCGTCCGCAGCGGCGTGGACATCGTCATCCTCGCCGACTGCAGCGGCTCGATGGGCGTGGACGACATCGAGCGGTACGGCGAGGGCGCGGCGCCCGCCGGAAGCTTCGGCGGACGGCTCCCGGGGCGGCCCGCCGCGCACGGCGGCCGGATCAGCCGCACCCAGGCGCTCCGCCAGGCCCTGTACGACCTGCTGGAGGTCCGGCTGAAGGTGAACGGGCGCGTCTCCCAGGTCGCGCTCGTCGACTTCACCGAGCGGACCGCCGCCCGGTTCCCCCGCGACGGCGGCATGGTCGAGCTGGACGGCTCGTCCCCGCCGGAGCTGATCAACGAGTTCCGGGCGGCGATCGCCGTCCTCGCGGCCCAGGACGGGCGCGGCACCGACATCGGCAACGCGCTGCACGAGGCCGCCAACCTGCTGTACTACAGCGGCCGCCCCGACAACGAGAAGCTCATCGTGCTCGTCAGCGACGGCGCCCACTGGACACCGCGCGGCGACCAGGGCACGGGCGAGGTCGTCCGGGCGTCCGAGGAGCCGGTCAGCCTGATGGCGCACCTGCACGCCAACACCGGGATCAGGCTGCACGCGATCGGGATCAGCACGCCGGAGCTGTACCGGCGGTGGGCGGCGGCGAACGGCTACGCGCTCAACCCGGTGCTGAACCCGAACCACGACCTGCTGGAGCAGCTCGTCGCCGTCGGCGGCGGCGACCCCACGGCGATCGGCGGCCTGGACGTCCTCGCGGCGTACTTCTCCGGGCTCGGCGCGGGCATCACGCGGACCGTCCGGCTCGACCGCGCGCCCGCGCGCCGGTCCGGCGGGCCCCTGCCCGCCGAGGCCGCCGCCGTCCTCGCCAAGCTCGGGCGGGGCGCGGCGGACGGCGCCACCGCCACCCGGGGCCGGCTGGCCTCCGAGCTCGGCGAGCTGGTGGGGCGGTGCAACACCGAGGCGGCCCGGATCTACGGCAGGCCGCTGTTCGACTCGGCCAAGGCCAAGAAGACCACCCAGCGCGCCATCGAGAGCGGCGGCTCCGAGGAGCGCGACCTCGTCTACCTCAGCCGCGACGTGGACGCGTTCAAGCCGGCGTCGCCGCCGCCGGGGACCCGGGCGTCCCTGCTCGACCGGCACGACGACCTCGTCCGCTACCTCGACGGACTCCGCGCGGTGGGCGCCGGCGGGACCGCCGACTACGCGGCGCTGAACCGGCTGGTCGGCGCGGCCGTGCACGATCCCGGGAACGCGATCGAGATGGCCTCGGAGCGCCTGCTCGGGCTGCTGCGCGGCTGGTACGAGGCCGCCGCCGCCCACGAGCCCGTCCGGCAGGCCGTGCCGGGCGCCGCCGGCACGGGCCCGACCGGGACGGGCGGGGTGCTCGCACCGTCGGGGCCGGGCGGCGCGGCGGCCCCGGGCGGCGACCTCGACGGCACGACGTCCCCCGGAGGCGGCTCGGCCGCGGCCGGGGGCTCGGCCGCGTCCGGCGGCTTCCGGTTCCGGGACTGA
- a CDS encoding FHA domain-containing protein, with translation MGRWDAVIDVSNVCWSAHLPPLGRRAPRWHRLELVMAAWRERHGDGVRFDLVADDSLVRSLDDVREFRRLTGSGALVTRPVADSLILERARDRGLHVITRDHYVDHRTEHPWIERTPSRFHCWSTEEGAVRFAPLGIRPCSRQTVSAAREGKDLKQARLDLRNPRHRRILETRWRCADEECVQAAHWQDQLLVWPSLNRAGDAMCPSCRSPLVGLGPRDPLFEVVVEERTSGAEITRFPLEAGQPVVVGRGAALKGVDLALDGAAHRDALKKVSRRHLLLHMGADRRLSATDLGATNGTDVEYRTESGFQAPKAVRPGKDVFLGYKDRLVLGGAVTLRLSGRRFSTMAESAHPSRPEIDGSETLIG, from the coding sequence GTGGGCCGCTGGGATGCCGTTATCGATGTCTCGAACGTGTGCTGGTCGGCGCACCTGCCGCCACTCGGGCGGCGCGCCCCGCGCTGGCACCGGCTGGAACTGGTCATGGCCGCGTGGCGCGAGCGGCACGGGGACGGCGTGCGCTTCGACCTCGTCGCGGACGACTCCCTGGTGCGCTCCCTCGACGACGTCCGGGAGTTCCGGCGGCTGACAGGGTCCGGGGCGCTGGTGACCCGGCCGGTGGCCGACTCCCTGATCCTGGAGCGGGCGCGGGACCGCGGCCTGCACGTCATCACCCGCGACCACTACGTCGACCACCGGACCGAGCACCCTTGGATCGAGCGGACCCCCTCCCGGTTCCACTGCTGGAGCACCGAGGAGGGGGCCGTCCGGTTCGCGCCGCTCGGCATCAGGCCGTGCAGCCGGCAGACGGTCTCGGCGGCGCGGGAGGGCAAGGACCTCAAGCAGGCCCGCCTGGATCTCAGGAACCCGCGGCACCGCCGGATCCTGGAGACCCGGTGGAGGTGCGCCGACGAGGAGTGCGTGCAGGCGGCGCACTGGCAGGACCAGCTGCTCGTCTGGCCGTCCCTGAACCGGGCCGGGGACGCCATGTGCCCCTCCTGCCGGAGCCCGCTGGTCGGCCTCGGGCCGCGCGATCCGCTGTTCGAGGTCGTGGTGGAGGAGCGCACGTCCGGCGCCGAGATCACGCGGTTCCCGCTGGAGGCCGGCCAGCCCGTGGTCGTCGGGCGCGGCGCCGCGCTCAAGGGCGTCGACCTCGCGCTGGACGGGGCCGCCCACCGCGACGCGCTGAAGAAGGTCAGCCGGCGGCATCTGCTGTTGCATATGGGCGCCGACCGGCGTCTTTCCGCCACCGATCTCGGGGCCACGAACGGCACGGATGTGGAGTACCGGACGGAATCGGGTTTCCAGGCACCGAAGGCGGTCCGGCCGGGGAAGGACGTCTTCCTGGGTTACAAGGACCGTCTCGTGCTCGGCGGCGCCGTGACCCTCCGCCTCTCCGGCCGGCGTTTCAGCACAATGGCCGAATCAGCCCATCCGTCCCGCCCGGAAATAGACGGATCCGAAACCCTCATCGGCTGA
- a CDS encoding alkaline phosphatase — MSPHVTNQFSRRKFLGWSGAGAATVLLGTGALGASAAHAYTLRKSGLFTLGIASGDPSPDGFVLWTRLAPDPFAADGKAGMPDRRIKVEYEVAHDAGFRRIVRRGEAVAAPELGHSVHPEISGLAPGREYFYRFRAAGEISPVGRTRTMPAARSLPRELSFGVASCQAWQDGYFTAFDHMADEDFDLIVHLGDYIYEYELTNNNRRGVTVPPQFGTETFDLARYRLQYSLYKAEQPLQRAHAQCPWIHTLDDHEVVNDWADDTVLMGRDPNPDPAEFAARKAAAFQAFYENLPLRRAQMPAGPDIRLHRRVSYGRLADFTMIDTRGHRDIQACSYGNGTGRTSSCDERFDAARTILGDEQRRWLLDGFARSRARWQILGNQVPMGETDWDAGPGKDVWVDPWDGYVADRDKVLAAAHEHGVRNLVVLSGDRHQNYAVDLKRDYDEPGSPTVATEFVTTSVTSGGDGADMDDLGRRFLAANPHMRFFNAQRGYIRVNVDRDAWRSDFRVLPYVTRPGAPVSTRASFVIEDRKPGVQPA, encoded by the coding sequence ATGTCTCCGCACGTCACCAACCAGTTCTCGCGGCGAAAGTTCCTCGGCTGGAGCGGGGCCGGCGCCGCCACCGTGCTGCTCGGCACCGGCGCGCTCGGCGCGTCCGCCGCACACGCCTACACGTTGCGCAAGTCTGGTCTCTTCACATTGGGCATCGCATCGGGCGACCCGTCCCCGGACGGCTTCGTGCTCTGGACCCGGCTGGCCCCCGACCCGTTCGCCGCCGACGGCAAGGCCGGGATGCCCGACCGCCGCATCAAGGTGGAGTACGAGGTCGCGCACGACGCGGGGTTCCGGCGGATCGTCCGGCGCGGCGAGGCCGTGGCCGCGCCCGAACTCGGCCACTCGGTGCACCCGGAGATCTCCGGCCTCGCCCCCGGCCGCGAGTACTTCTACCGCTTCCGCGCCGCCGGGGAGATCTCACCGGTCGGCCGCACCCGCACCATGCCCGCCGCCAGGTCGCTCCCGCGCGAGCTCTCGTTCGGCGTCGCGTCCTGCCAGGCCTGGCAGGACGGGTACTTCACGGCCTTCGACCACATGGCCGACGAGGACTTCGACCTGATCGTCCACCTCGGCGACTACATCTACGAGTACGAGCTCACGAACAACAACCGGCGCGGGGTGACCGTCCCGCCGCAGTTCGGCACGGAGACCTTCGACCTCGCCCGGTACCGCCTCCAGTACTCGCTCTACAAGGCCGAGCAGCCGCTGCAGCGGGCGCACGCGCAGTGCCCCTGGATCCACACCCTCGACGACCACGAGGTGGTGAACGACTGGGCCGACGACACCGTCCTCATGGGCCGCGACCCGAACCCGGACCCGGCCGAGTTCGCCGCCCGCAAGGCCGCCGCCTTCCAGGCGTTCTACGAGAACCTGCCGCTGCGCCGCGCCCAGATGCCGGCGGGCCCGGACATCAGGCTGCACCGCCGCGTCTCCTACGGCCGGCTCGCCGACTTCACGATGATCGACACGCGCGGCCACCGCGACATCCAGGCCTGCTCGTACGGCAACGGGACGGGCCGCACCTCCTCCTGCGACGAGCGCTTCGACGCCGCCCGCACCATCCTCGGCGACGAGCAGCGCCGCTGGCTGCTGGACGGCTTCGCCCGGTCGCGGGCCCGCTGGCAGATCCTCGGCAACCAGGTCCCGATGGGGGAGACCGACTGGGACGCGGGCCCCGGCAAGGACGTGTGGGTCGACCCGTGGGACGGCTACGTCGCCGACCGCGACAAGGTGCTCGCCGCCGCGCACGAGCACGGCGTCCGGAACCTGGTGGTGCTCAGCGGCGACCGGCACCAGAACTACGCGGTCGACCTCAAGCGCGACTACGACGAGCCCGGTTCGCCGACGGTCGCGACCGAGTTCGTCACGACGTCCGTCACCTCCGGTGGCGACGGCGCCGACATGGACGACCTCGGCCGCAGGTTCCTGGCCGCCAACCCGCACATGCGGTTCTTCAACGCCCAGCGCGGCTACATCAGGGTGAACGTCGACCGCGACGCCTGGCGCAGCGACTTCCGCGTCCTGCCCTACGTCACGCGACCGGGCGCCCCGGTCTCCACCCGAGCGTCCTTCGTCATCGAAGACCGGAAGCCCGGAGTCCAGCCGGCCTGA
- a CDS encoding WD40 repeat domain-containing protein encodes MRRHKGRWEETAVDAEPFRRVCGDDGSRVIYDTGGSCLYECWGELKDALWDELHSAINAGTTLRQTETHALLGGSIEVARYDDPKDGVRRFAVIENMDPGGDYRVVDYPDENTAVRRYVDIVRANEDPELPYRDTDLDGVDFEAPIEGRPEMPAGLSALPDGSVIASADADEWRYVYGRPRSEWAPTPDGPAPSGPVRAATGKARDWAPARVDVRDVTPPAWPDAAGGPGPNALALAVLPDGRTVLASAHDDAARLWNLRDGAAARTFSGHTEWVLDVALAVTGDGTAVLATAGKDRLVRVWSAQDGAALQEIGDHRGAVNAVAWACPPGQVPSLVSGSDDGTVRVWSAEYARERACFTVGPPGVEIVWSVAAAVLADGHTRVAAASDGPVRPAVHVWDADTGAKTHEFPLESRAMSATPKVALATLEDGSFRVAAASGSAVHVWDGLTGELLRTFPVDPAGSADVALGVLPDLRVVAAATSGPLTLAWEVESGTELVRLDHGASGLYQPVELVARPGDGLVLAAARQNDHPARALLLNLHW; translated from the coding sequence ATGCGGCGCCACAAGGGGCGGTGGGAGGAGACGGCGGTCGACGCCGAGCCGTTCCGCCGGGTGTGCGGGGACGACGGCTCCCGGGTCATTTATGACACCGGCGGCTCCTGCCTGTACGAATGCTGGGGCGAACTGAAGGACGCCCTCTGGGACGAACTCCACTCCGCGATCAATGCCGGGACGACGCTGCGGCAGACGGAGACGCACGCGCTTCTCGGAGGCTCGATCGAGGTCGCGCGGTACGACGATCCCAAGGACGGCGTGCGGCGGTTCGCCGTCATCGAGAACATGGATCCGGGCGGTGACTACCGGGTCGTCGACTATCCGGACGAGAACACCGCCGTGCGGCGGTACGTGGACATCGTCCGGGCGAACGAGGACCCGGAACTCCCGTACCGCGACACCGATCTCGACGGCGTCGACTTCGAGGCGCCGATCGAGGGCCGTCCCGAGATGCCCGCGGGCCTCAGCGCCCTTCCGGACGGGTCGGTCATCGCCAGTGCCGACGCCGACGAGTGGCGTTACGTCTACGGCCGGCCCCGGTCCGAGTGGGCGCCGACGCCGGACGGGCCGGCACCGTCCGGCCCGGTCCGCGCCGCCACGGGGAAGGCGCGGGACTGGGCGCCCGCGCGGGTGGACGTCCGCGACGTCACGCCGCCCGCCTGGCCGGACGCCGCCGGCGGGCCGGGCCCGAACGCGCTGGCCCTCGCCGTCCTGCCCGACGGCCGGACCGTGCTCGCGTCCGCGCACGACGACGCGGCCCGCCTGTGGAACCTCCGCGACGGCGCGGCGGCGCGCACGTTCTCCGGCCACACCGAGTGGGTGCTGGACGTCGCGCTGGCCGTGACCGGTGACGGCACCGCCGTCCTGGCGACCGCCGGAAAGGACCGCCTCGTCCGGGTCTGGTCGGCGCAGGACGGCGCCGCCCTCCAGGAGATCGGCGACCACCGGGGCGCGGTCAACGCGGTGGCGTGGGCGTGCCCGCCGGGCCAGGTCCCCTCGCTGGTCTCCGGGAGCGACGACGGGACGGTCCGGGTGTGGTCGGCGGAGTACGCCCGCGAGCGGGCCTGCTTCACGGTCGGGCCGCCCGGCGTCGAGATCGTCTGGTCGGTCGCGGCGGCGGTGCTGGCGGACGGGCACACCCGCGTCGCCGCCGCGTCGGACGGCCCGGTGCGCCCGGCCGTCCACGTGTGGGACGCCGACACGGGCGCGAAGACGCACGAGTTCCCGCTGGAGTCGCGGGCGATGTCGGCCACGCCGAAGGTGGCGCTCGCCACGCTGGAGGACGGCTCCTTCCGGGTCGCGGCCGCCTCCGGATCGGCGGTGCACGTCTGGGACGGCCTCACCGGCGAACTCCTGCGCACCTTCCCCGTCGACCCGGCCGGCTCCGCCGACGTCGCCCTCGGCGTCCTGCCGGACCTGCGGGTCGTGGCCGCAGCGACGAGCGGGCCGCTGACGCTGGCGTGGGAGGTCGAGTCGGGCACGGAACTGGTGCGGCTCGACCACGGCGCGAGCGGCCTGTACCAGCCGGTCGAGTTGGTGGCGCGTCCCGGCGACGGGCTGGTGCTGGCGGCGGCTCGCCAGAACGACCATCCGGCACGCGCCCTGCTGCTGAACCTGCACTGGTAG